CGGCGCGTACTGTCCTGAACATTGGGGTGCTCGTTGAGTACTCGCGATACCGTTTGCGCGGAGACACCCGCCGCAGCCGCGACGTCCCGCATTGCTGGACCGCGGTCATATTGCTGCGTACTCATATTCTTCCTTGGGGTGGGCGGGCCTTGGCCGGGATAAAACTGGAGGTTGACTGTGGGGCCAAGTCTAGTTGTTAGCATGTAACATACAGTGAATTCGCCTAAAATTGGCGGGTCATATTCTCATTATTGGTATGCTGGCGCTAGGATTGTTATCCATAACAGATTTGCTGCTTTTTTACGTCTACCTTGTGCCAGGAGTTTAGTTGTCAACGTTTGTGACCTCGTCAGGTACTGCCCGCGTTAGTAGTGCCCTCGGGGCGGAAGACTCGGCTGCTCCGGCCCAGGCGTCGGCGCCTGCACAGGCACTGAGCTACTCGGATCGTTTGCTCTTCAAGAACGGACATCCGCACCGCATCATTGCCGGCGCCATCCACTACTTCAGGATTCACCCTGAGCAGTGGCAGGACCGGATCGACCGTCTGGTGACCCTGGGCGTCAATACGCTGGACACGTACGTGGCCTGGAACTTCCATCAGCCGTATGCCGATGTGGCCCCCGACTTTACCGGCTGGAAGGATCTGGCCAAGTTCATCACTCTGGCGGGGGACTCTGGGTTGGATGTCATTGTGCGCCCCGGGCCCTACATTTGCGCCGAATGGGACAACGGGGGCTTCCCCTCCTGGGCCATTTCCGATCCCGAGATGGTGCTGCGATCATCTGATCCGTTATTCACCAACGCGGTGGAACGATGGTTCGACCAGCTGGTGCCTGTCATTGCGCCGCTGCAGGCCTGCAATGGCGGCCCCGTGATTGCTGTCCAAATTGAAAATGAGTATGGCAGCTACGGCGACGACCAGGAATACTTGCGCTGGAACCGTAAAGCCCTGCTGGATCGCGGTATTACCGAGATGCTCTTCACGGCCGACGGCGGCACCGACTACTTCCTCGATGGCGGCGCCTTGCCGGATACCTGGGCCGCGGCAACGCTTGGATCCAGAGGCGAGGAGGCAGACGCCATCTGGGAACGCCGTCGTCCGGGTGAACCGTTCTTCACCGTTGAGTTCTGGAACGGTTGGTTTGACCACTGGGGCGAAGACCACCACACCCGCGCCGGTGTAGACGCGGCGTCCGAAGCCAGGAAAATCCTTGACGTTGACGGATCCATCTGCCTCTACATGGCCCACGGTGGCACTAACTTTGGTCTGGGGTCCGGGGCCAATCACGACGGCGCCATCCAACCCACCATCACCAGTTACGACTCCGATGCGCCCATTGCCGAGGACGGCCGCCTGACCGAAAAATTCCATGCCATGCGGGAAGCATTCTTTGCAGCCTCAGGACGCGAGCTCACCCCCATCCCCGAGCATTTGGAACGGCCAGCACCTGTCATCCCGGCCTGCACCTTTGAGCTGAGCCGTGGCACGGCCCTGTTGGACTTTGTCCGCGCCATTAAGCCGGTGCACAGCGTCAAGCCGCTGTCCTTTGAAAAGCTTGGACTTGACCGTGGCCTGGTCCATTACAGTGCCAAGGCGGTTCTACCCGCAGGTGAGGCCACTATCAAGATTCGCGGGCTGCATGACCGCGCCTATCTTTGGGTGGACGGTAACTACGTGGGTGTGTTGACGGACGCCAACGGCGAGACCGGCGTGAACGTCACTACCGGTGGGGGACTGGCCGCACTGGAAATCCTCGTGGAGAACCAAGGGCGCATCAATTACGGGCCGTTCTTTGGTCAGGGCAAGGGAATTTTGGATGGCGTCTTGATCAACCAGCGCTACGTCTTCCAGTGGGATCAGCGCCCCGTCAACTTGGAAATGCCCTTGGCGGAGCTGCTCCACGTAGCTGCCGACTCCGTGGCTACCACGGCGTCTGGTTCTATTGCGTCTGGTTCTACCAGGTCAGCTGAAACCGAGTCAGACCCGGCTGGCGCGGGGTACTTCCACGGTGAACTGCACATTGGTGAACCGGCCGATACTTACCTAGCCCTTCCAGGCTTTGGCAAAGGTGTGGTCTGGGTGAACGGATTCTTGCTGGGCCGTTTCTGGGAGGTGGGACCGCAGGTGACGCTTTATGTTCCTGCTCCGTTGCTGACGGCCGGTGCAAACACGATCACGGTGCTTGAGTTGGAACACGGCGGGACGCACGGCGAACTCCTCGAAGAAGCCAATTTGGGTCTGGTCGGGGTAACGTATATTGAGGATTTGGGGTAGCCGCAGCTAGCTAACCAAGCAGTCAAGAATTCAGTCAATATAGCAGTCAACGTCAGGGAGTTGCAGGTGCGCAAGAGGCTAGTTGCCGCACTCAGTGCGTGCCTGGTGCTGGGTACACTCGCCGCCTGCACTCCCGAACCCATCGTGAGCATCCCCAACAGCTCACTGTCGGAAGAGGCGCCGGTGCTGAAGATATCCGCGCCGGTGTCTCCCTCAGGTGCCAGCGTCCAAGAAGGCCTCTTAGTCTCACAGGTCTATGCGGCGGCAATCAAGGCAGCCGGAATCCAGGCCGTGGTGGAACCCGCCGCGGCAACGGCCAAGGAGCAAATCTCCAGTTTGGAAACAGGCGGCAGTGACATTGCTCCTGCGTACTCACGGGAGTTGTTGGCTTCTTTGGCGCCAAGCGCTGCGGCGGAGTCTGCGGCCGACGTCGTAAATGCGTTGAAGAAAGCTCTGCCCGAAGGCATCAGCATGCTCGACGCCGCGAAAGCACAGGACAGCGACAATCTGGTAGTGACGGCCGCAACGGCGGAAAAATACCAGCTGAAATCCATCGAGGATCTCGCCAAGGTGTGCAACACGTTGGTGCTGGGTGGTCCGGCCACTTTCCAGCCCAGCGGCAGAGGGCTTGCTGGGTTGGGCAGTGACTACAACTGTGTGCCGAAGAAGTATGTGGCCCTGGAACCGCTGTTTGACGGCAGCAAAGAGGATGTCTTGTGGGCGCTCTTGCGTGATGAGATTCAAGTTGCCGACATCCACAGTTCAGCTCCCGCGATCGTCGATAATGCGCTGGTGCCGCTGACAGACACCAAGCAGCTGTTCCCGGCTCAGAATGTGGTCCCGCTGGTGGACAGCAAAACAGTGCCACCGGAGGTCCAAGCAATTCTCAACAAGGTCAGCGCAGCACTGACCACTGAGGAATTGGCCAATCTGAGCAGACTGGCCCAGGACCGGCACTTCGGTGACGTCTCCGAGGTAGCAACGGCCTGGCTTAGCCAGGTAGGGCTGGTCAAAGCCGGTTCCTAGCCCCACCAAGCCACTTGATTGGCATTGGCACGGACACCGGGCCGGTTCAAACCGAAAAACAGGGCCGGGGTGTGCCATATTGGATAAATGGCAGAATTCACCCAGTCCACCAAGCTTCATAACGTTCTCTACGACATCCGCGGTCCTCTGTTGCGAAAAGCGCAGCAGATGGAGGCCGAGGGTCATCGGATTATGAAGTTGAACATTGGCAATCCAGCCCCGTTTGGCTTTGAAGCGCCTGACGCGATTTTGGTGGACATGATCCGCCATCTCCCGCACG
The Arthrobacter alpinus genome window above contains:
- a CDS encoding glycine betaine ABC transporter substrate-binding protein gives rise to the protein MRKRLVAALSACLVLGTLAACTPEPIVSIPNSSLSEEAPVLKISAPVSPSGASVQEGLLVSQVYAAAIKAAGIQAVVEPAAATAKEQISSLETGGSDIAPAYSRELLASLAPSAAAESAADVVNALKKALPEGISMLDAAKAQDSDNLVVTAATAEKYQLKSIEDLAKVCNTLVLGGPATFQPSGRGLAGLGSDYNCVPKKYVALEPLFDGSKEDVLWALLRDEIQVADIHSSAPAIVDNALVPLTDTKQLFPAQNVVPLVDSKTVPPEVQAILNKVSAALTTEELANLSRLAQDRHFGDVSEVATAWLSQVGLVKAGS
- a CDS encoding glycoside hydrolase family 35 protein, encoding MSTFVTSSGTARVSSALGAEDSAAPAQASAPAQALSYSDRLLFKNGHPHRIIAGAIHYFRIHPEQWQDRIDRLVTLGVNTLDTYVAWNFHQPYADVAPDFTGWKDLAKFITLAGDSGLDVIVRPGPYICAEWDNGGFPSWAISDPEMVLRSSDPLFTNAVERWFDQLVPVIAPLQACNGGPVIAVQIENEYGSYGDDQEYLRWNRKALLDRGITEMLFTADGGTDYFLDGGALPDTWAAATLGSRGEEADAIWERRRPGEPFFTVEFWNGWFDHWGEDHHTRAGVDAASEARKILDVDGSICLYMAHGGTNFGLGSGANHDGAIQPTITSYDSDAPIAEDGRLTEKFHAMREAFFAASGRELTPIPEHLERPAPVIPACTFELSRGTALLDFVRAIKPVHSVKPLSFEKLGLDRGLVHYSAKAVLPAGEATIKIRGLHDRAYLWVDGNYVGVLTDANGETGVNVTTGGGLAALEILVENQGRINYGPFFGQGKGILDGVLINQRYVFQWDQRPVNLEMPLAELLHVAADSVATTASGSIASGSTRSAETESDPAGAGYFHGELHIGEPADTYLALPGFGKGVVWVNGFLLGRFWEVGPQVTLYVPAPLLTAGANTITVLELEHGGTHGELLEEANLGLVGVTYIEDLG